Proteins found in one Magnolia sinica isolate HGM2019 chromosome 5, MsV1, whole genome shotgun sequence genomic segment:
- the LOC131246297 gene encoding uncharacterized protein LOC131246297, with protein sequence MQVQNQNQATQEVKSNVWDCESGLYDSHELKSFNEKIDSAIASRTVSMPHLSVPSRRSSPRKSSMISRSLQKLLRLVFGAKPTSGTFVQVDGCSEFGFYQGGVLPTIPEVWEKGVDSAGTSPEFNSIVRKTGSERYTGTAFGISQV encoded by the coding sequence ATGCAAGTGCAAAACCAGAATCAAGCGACCCAAGAAGTCAAATCCAATGTTTGGGATTGTGAAAGTGGCCTCTACGATTCCCACGAGCTCAAATCATTCAACGAAAAGATTGATTCCGCCATTGCTTCTAGAACCGTCTCCATGCCCCACTTATCGGTGCCCTCCCGTCGGTCATCCCCGCGAAAATCATCGATGATCTCTCGCTCACTTCAAAAACTCCTTCGTCTCGTGTTCGGGGCGAAACCCACGTCCGGTACGTTTGTCCAAGTAGACGGGTGCTCGGAATTTGGGTTTTACCAGGGAGGAGTTCTGCCGACGATTCCCGAGGTTTGGGAGAAGGGCGTTGACTCGGCCGGAACGTCGCCGGAATTCAACTCCATTGTCAGGAAAACCGGATCCGAACGCTACACGGGCACCGCCTTCGGTATCTCCCAAGTTTGA